Proteins encoded together in one Variovorax paradoxus window:
- a CDS encoding thioredoxin family protein, whose product MTSEYKTEQPARAEIDALKGPAVVEFGTNWCGICKAAQPNIAEAFAKYPDIPRIKVEDGSGRPLGRSFNVRLWPTLVFMRDGKEVAKLVRPEDSKSISDALALIAQPG is encoded by the coding sequence ATGACTTCCGAATACAAGACCGAGCAACCGGCCCGCGCTGAGATCGACGCCCTGAAGGGCCCCGCGGTGGTCGAGTTCGGTACCAATTGGTGCGGCATCTGCAAGGCCGCGCAACCCAATATCGCAGAAGCTTTTGCCAAGTATCCGGATATCCCCCGCATCAAGGTCGAGGACGGCAGCGGCCGTCCGCTGGGGCGCTCGTTCAACGTGCGGCTGTGGCCCACGCTGGTGTTCATGCGCGACGGCAAGGAGGTCGCGAAGCTGGTGCGGCCGGAGGACAGCAAGTCGATTTCGGATGCGCTGGCTTTGATTGCTCAGCCGGGGTGA
- the glpK gene encoding glycerol kinase GlpK yields the protein MTYLLALDQGTSSSRSIVFDREGHIVAIAQKELTQIYPQPGWVEHDPMEIWRSQLATAREVLVKAKLQPSDIHAIGITNQRETTVLWNRKTGQPVHHAIVWQDRRAEPLCAKLREDGMTGTIQEKTGLVIDAYFSGTKLRWLLDNVPGARAQAERGELAFGTVDSWLMWQLTGGKVHVTDVSNASRTMLFNVHSNEWDADLLKALDIPAALMPKVQPSSSHFADTDAALLGRALPIGGVAGDQQSALFGQACFTAGMAKNTYGTGCFLLMHTGAAFQPSHNGLLVTSAAQTDATPQYAMEGSVFVGGAVVQWLRDGLKAIKGSAEVQSLAESVPDAGGVMMVPAFTGLGAPYWDADARGTITGLTRGTTVAHIARAALESIAYQSAALLQAMSRDAVAAGGTPVAELRVDGGASVNDLLMQFQADLLGIPVVRPEVIETTALGAAYLAGLSTGVYSDARQLSKLWKVERRFMPTMGRAQAEESMARWERAVRQATAN from the coding sequence ATGACCTACTTGCTAGCACTCGACCAGGGCACCTCCAGCTCCCGCAGTATCGTGTTCGACCGCGAAGGCCACATCGTTGCCATCGCACAGAAAGAGCTCACACAAATTTACCCTCAGCCCGGCTGGGTAGAACACGACCCGATGGAAATCTGGCGCAGCCAGCTGGCCACCGCGCGCGAAGTGCTGGTCAAGGCCAAGCTCCAGCCTTCTGACATTCATGCCATCGGCATTACCAACCAGCGCGAAACTACCGTGCTGTGGAACCGCAAGACCGGCCAGCCCGTGCACCACGCCATCGTGTGGCAAGACCGGCGCGCCGAGCCGTTGTGCGCCAAGCTGCGCGAAGACGGCATGACAGGCACCATCCAGGAGAAAACCGGGCTGGTCATCGATGCGTATTTTTCGGGCACCAAGCTGCGCTGGCTGCTGGACAACGTACCCGGCGCACGCGCGCAGGCCGAGCGCGGTGAACTCGCCTTTGGCACCGTCGACAGCTGGCTCATGTGGCAGCTTACCGGCGGCAAGGTGCATGTGACCGATGTGAGCAACGCCTCGCGCACGATGCTCTTCAACGTGCACAGCAATGAATGGGATGCCGACCTGCTCAAGGCGCTCGACATTCCCGCCGCACTCATGCCCAAGGTGCAACCGTCGAGCTCCCACTTTGCAGACACCGACGCCGCGCTGCTCGGCCGCGCCCTGCCCATCGGCGGCGTGGCCGGCGACCAGCAGAGCGCCCTGTTCGGCCAGGCCTGCTTTACGGCCGGCATGGCCAAGAACACCTACGGTACCGGCTGCTTCCTGCTCATGCACACGGGCGCGGCATTCCAGCCCTCCCACAACGGCCTGCTCGTCACCAGCGCCGCGCAGACAGACGCCACGCCGCAGTACGCCATGGAGGGCAGCGTCTTCGTCGGCGGCGCCGTGGTGCAGTGGCTGCGCGACGGGCTCAAGGCCATCAAGGGCAGCGCCGAAGTGCAGTCGCTTGCCGAAAGCGTGCCCGACGCGGGCGGCGTGATGATGGTGCCGGCCTTCACCGGCCTGGGCGCGCCCTACTGGGACGCCGATGCGCGCGGCACCATCACCGGCCTGACGCGCGGAACCACTGTGGCGCACATTGCGCGGGCCGCGCTCGAAAGCATCGCCTACCAGAGCGCCGCACTGCTGCAGGCCATGAGCCGCGATGCGGTCGCTGCCGGCGGCACGCCCGTGGCCGAACTGCGTGTGGACGGCGGCGCCAGCGTGAACGACCTGCTGATGCAGTTCCAGGCCGACCTGCTCGGCATTCCCGTGGTACGGCCCGAAGTGATCGAGACCACGGCACTGGGCGCAGCCTACCTCGCAGGCCTGTCGACCGGCGTGTACAGCGATGCACGCCAGTTGTCGAAACTGTGGAAAGTGGAGCGCCGCTTCATGCCCACCATGGGCCGGGCGCAGGCCGAGGAATCGATGGCGCGCTGGGAGCGCGCGGTGCGGCAGGCAACGGCGAACTGA
- a CDS encoding prolyl hydroxylase family protein yields MRLVAHSPRAFSIEGFLEPEECEELIALAEREGFASAGVRTADGPKAMPAIRNNERAMLPSAHWVALLWARLGTVSLPEVAGHVARGLPRDLRFYKYSPGQRFKMHKDGPWHEDGLTSQLTLLVYLNDGFTGGDTDFREFRVRPEAGAALLFIHDTWHEGAAIEEGTKYVLRSDVMYGPGA; encoded by the coding sequence GTGCGGCTAGTCGCCCATTCGCCGCGTGCCTTCTCGATCGAAGGCTTTCTCGAGCCAGAGGAGTGCGAAGAGCTGATCGCGCTTGCCGAGCGCGAAGGCTTCGCCTCGGCCGGCGTGCGCACCGCGGACGGGCCGAAGGCCATGCCGGCCATCCGCAACAACGAACGTGCGATGCTGCCTTCGGCGCACTGGGTTGCGCTGCTATGGGCGCGGCTCGGAACAGTCTCGCTGCCCGAAGTCGCCGGACATGTGGCGCGGGGGCTGCCGAGGGACCTGCGCTTCTACAAATACTCGCCCGGCCAGCGCTTCAAGATGCACAAGGACGGGCCGTGGCATGAGGACGGGCTTACGAGCCAACTCACGCTGTTGGTCTACCTGAACGACGGCTTCACGGGCGGTGACACCGACTTTCGCGAGTTCCGCGTGAGGCCCGAAGCCGGCGCCGCGTTGCTTTTCATTCACGACACTTGGCATGAAGGTGCGGCGATCGAAGAGGGCACGAAGTACGTGTTGCGCTCCGACGTGATGTACGGCCCCGGCGCCTGA
- a CDS encoding alpha-E domain-containing protein, which produces MLSRTADHLYWMSRYTERAENTARMLDVNYQTSLLPQSAEVAKYGWQGVLSISELLPSYNKKYEQITPNEVMEFMVKDESNPSSIVSCLKAARENARAVRGALTTEAWETQNTTWLEVNRMLRAGDFERDPAQFFEWVKFRSHLSRGVTLGTMLQDEAFYFSRLGTFLERADNTARLVDVKFHALNSEFFGTATEEDQEYDFYHWSAILRSVSAFEVYRKVYRDVIKPERVAELLILRADMPRSLHASLVEVVNNLAKVQNEQSAETQRRAGKLLADLQYARVDEILATGLHAYLTQFLDRVNELGGRISQDFLVPAH; this is translated from the coding sequence ATGCTGTCACGCACTGCCGATCACCTCTACTGGATGTCGCGCTACACAGAGCGCGCGGAAAACACCGCGCGCATGCTCGACGTCAACTACCAGACCTCGCTCCTGCCCCAGTCGGCCGAAGTGGCCAAGTACGGCTGGCAAGGCGTGCTTTCCATCAGCGAGTTGCTGCCGTCGTACAACAAGAAGTACGAGCAGATCACGCCCAACGAGGTGATGGAGTTCATGGTCAAGGACGAGAGCAATCCGTCTTCGATCGTCTCCTGCCTGAAGGCGGCGCGCGAAAACGCACGCGCGGTTCGCGGTGCGCTCACCACCGAGGCGTGGGAAACGCAAAACACCACCTGGCTCGAAGTGAATCGCATGCTGCGCGCAGGAGATTTCGAGCGCGATCCGGCGCAGTTCTTCGAATGGGTCAAGTTCCGCTCGCACCTGTCGCGCGGCGTCACGCTCGGCACCATGCTGCAGGACGAGGCCTTTTACTTCTCGCGCCTGGGCACTTTCCTGGAGCGCGCCGACAACACCGCGCGGCTGGTGGACGTGAAGTTCCACGCCCTCAACAGCGAGTTCTTCGGCACCGCTACCGAGGAAGACCAGGAGTACGACTTCTATCACTGGAGCGCCATTCTGCGCAGCGTCTCCGCCTTCGAGGTGTACCGCAAGGTGTACCGCGACGTGATCAAGCCTGAGCGCGTGGCCGAGCTGCTCATTCTTCGCGCCGACATGCCGCGTTCACTGCACGCGAGCCTGGTCGAGGTGGTGAACAACCTTGCCAAGGTGCAGAACGAGCAGAGCGCCGAAACCCAGCGCCGCGCCGGCAAGCTGCTGGCCGACCTGCAATACGCGCGGGTCGACGAAATCCTGGCGACCGGGCTGCACGCCTACCTCACGCAGTTTCTCGACCGGGTGAACGAGTTGGGCGGCCGGATCAGCCAGGACTTTTTGGTTCCGGCGCACTGA
- a CDS encoding circularly permuted type 2 ATP-grasp protein codes for MHKFDEMYEQLPYAGSAIRQHYKRYDQWLAKQPGEVMRARREEAEMIFRRVGITFAVYGAKDEDGSGTERLIPFDLLPRIIPAHEWESMEKGLVQRVTALNRFLHDVYHDQEIIKAGIIPAEQILNNAQFRPEMMGVNVPHNVYSNISGIDIVRAPDAQGNGEYYVLEDNLRVPSGVSYMLENRKMMMRLFPELFNQNRIAPVAHYPDLLLETLRASAPPATAEPTVVVLTPGMYNSAYFEHAFLAQQMGVELVEGQDLFVRDDFVYMRTTRGPKRVDVIYRRVDDDFLDPEVFRPTSTLGCAGLMRAYREGNVVICNAVGTGVADDKSIYPYVPKMVEFYLGEQPILKNVPTYMCRNKDELQYTLDNMKDLVVKEVHGAGGYGMLIGPAATVAEIEEFKKAVIAKPDGYIAQPTLSLSTSPTFVDAGIAPRHIDLRPFVLSGKEVQMVPGGLTRVALKEGSLVVNSSQGGGTKDTWILEADRGAKPKAGQSQSQSQSA; via the coding sequence ATGCACAAATTCGATGAGATGTATGAGCAGTTGCCCTATGCGGGGTCTGCAATCAGGCAGCACTACAAGCGCTACGACCAATGGCTTGCAAAGCAGCCCGGCGAGGTCATGCGGGCGCGGCGCGAAGAGGCGGAAATGATCTTCCGCCGGGTCGGCATCACCTTTGCGGTGTACGGCGCCAAGGACGAAGACGGTTCGGGCACCGAGCGGCTCATTCCGTTCGACCTGCTGCCGCGCATCATTCCCGCCCACGAGTGGGAGAGCATGGAAAAAGGGCTGGTGCAGCGCGTGACGGCGCTCAACCGCTTCTTGCATGACGTGTATCACGACCAGGAAATCATCAAGGCCGGCATCATTCCGGCCGAGCAGATCCTGAACAACGCGCAGTTCCGCCCCGAGATGATGGGTGTGAACGTGCCGCACAACGTCTACTCCAACATCTCGGGCATCGACATCGTCCGCGCGCCCGACGCACAGGGCAACGGCGAGTACTACGTGCTCGAAGACAACCTGCGCGTGCCCAGCGGCGTGAGCTACATGCTCGAAAACCGCAAGATGATGATGCGGCTCTTTCCCGAGCTGTTCAACCAGAACCGCATTGCGCCCGTCGCGCATTACCCCGACCTGCTGCTCGAAACGCTGCGCGCCAGCGCGCCGCCCGCCACGGCGGAACCCACCGTGGTCGTGCTGACACCGGGCATGTACAACAGCGCCTACTTCGAGCACGCCTTCCTGGCCCAGCAGATGGGCGTGGAGCTGGTCGAGGGGCAAGACCTCTTCGTGAGGGACGACTTCGTCTACATGCGAACCACGCGCGGGCCGAAGCGCGTGGACGTGATCTACCGCCGCGTCGACGACGATTTTCTGGACCCCGAGGTGTTCCGCCCCACGTCCACGCTGGGTTGCGCAGGCCTGATGCGCGCGTACCGCGAGGGCAACGTCGTCATCTGCAATGCGGTGGGTACGGGCGTGGCCGACGACAAGTCGATCTACCCCTACGTGCCCAAGATGGTCGAGTTCTACCTCGGCGAGCAGCCGATCCTGAAGAACGTGCCCACCTACATGTGCCGCAACAAGGACGAGCTGCAATACACGCTCGACAACATGAAGGACCTGGTCGTCAAGGAGGTGCACGGCGCCGGCGGCTACGGCATGCTGATCGGCCCGGCCGCCACGGTGGCCGAGATCGAGGAGTTCAAGAAGGCCGTGATCGCCAAGCCCGACGGCTACATCGCCCAGCCCACGCTGAGCCTTTCCACCTCGCCCACCTTCGTGGATGCCGGCATTGCGCCGCGCCACATCGACCTGCGCCCCTTCGTGCTCTCGGGCAAGGAAGTGCAGATGGTGCCCGGCGGCCTCACGCGCGTGGCGCTCAAGGAGGGTTCGCTGGTGGTCAATTCGTCGCAGGGCGGCGGCACCAAGGACACCTGGATCCTCGAGGCGGACCGCGGCGCCAAGCCCAAGGCGGGGCAATCGCAAAGCCAATCGCAGTCGGCCTGA
- a CDS encoding DNA internalization-related competence protein ComEC/Rec2, with protein MTPARASGGVAAGSWAFAALGGTLVGAALQLHQATLWSAAAYAALFFAGLAGLAVLSRRRSSYLPMLVALACGAFTGGGLAGWRAVDYSGGALDTALEGRDLQVAGVVAQMPQHNEGGTRFQLDVESVRWADAGAETPVRVPARIALGWYHDDTSRWGRASQASPAVPKGDAAPLHAGERWRLTVRLKAPHGNLNPHGFDNELWMWEQGVRASGYVRTGAHDAAPVLLQSTWLHPLERAREAVRDAVFQRVADARQAGVIAALVTGDQGAIDRSDWDIFRATGVAHLMSISGLHITMFAWLAAHAVGAAWRRSVRLMLRFPAQQAALVGGVLLAGLYALFSGWGVPSQRTVWMLATVALLRLTGRRWPWPHVWLLIAAVVVAIDPWALMQAGFWLSFVAVGVLFTTGFMKPADEKTGAAARLLAFAREQWVITLALTPLGLLLFQQVSVVGLLANAVAIPWVTLVITPLAMLGAAVPPLWDLAAWAVQALAVLLKWLAALPYATLSMAAPPVWMAGFGVAGGVLLAMRLPWSLRLLGLPLLLPVLLWQAPRPPAGQFELLAADIGQGNAVLVRTATHSLLYDAGPRYSLESDAGHRVLVPLLRALGERLDMLVLSHRDSDHTGGAAAVLAMQPQAEVLSSIEATHPLQAVRPNRRCEAGQRWTWDGVDFEILHPAPADYLSFTKPNAISCVLRIANGRATALLAGDIERLQEAALVVRTLELRADVLLAPHHGSKTSSSAALLEAVRPRIALVQAGYRNRFGHPAREVVERYAAHGVRLVENVSCGAALWRSQAPEEVGCERERNARYWHHRLP; from the coding sequence TTGACGCCGGCGCGGGCGTCTGGCGGCGTCGCGGCCGGATCGTGGGCCTTTGCCGCGCTGGGCGGAACCTTGGTCGGCGCGGCATTGCAGCTGCATCAGGCAACGTTGTGGAGCGCGGCGGCTTACGCCGCCTTGTTCTTCGCAGGCTTGGCGGGGTTGGCCGTGCTCTCCAGGCGGCGATCGTCCTATTTGCCGATGCTCGTTGCGCTGGCTTGCGGCGCCTTCACAGGCGGCGGCCTTGCAGGATGGCGGGCGGTTGACTACTCGGGCGGCGCCCTGGACACGGCGCTCGAAGGTCGCGATCTTCAGGTGGCCGGCGTGGTGGCGCAAATGCCGCAGCACAACGAAGGCGGCACGCGTTTCCAGCTCGACGTCGAATCTGTCCGATGGGCCGATGCGGGCGCTGAAACTCCGGTTCGTGTACCGGCGCGAATCGCGCTTGGCTGGTATCACGACGACACCAGCCGGTGGGGACGCGCTTCGCAAGCGAGTCCAGCCGTGCCGAAAGGTGACGCAGCCCCGCTGCATGCGGGCGAGCGCTGGCGCCTCACGGTGCGGCTGAAGGCCCCGCACGGCAACCTCAACCCGCATGGTTTCGACAACGAGCTGTGGATGTGGGAGCAGGGCGTGCGCGCCAGCGGCTATGTGCGAACGGGCGCCCACGATGCCGCGCCGGTACTTCTTCAATCCACATGGCTGCATCCGCTTGAGCGTGCGCGCGAGGCAGTGCGCGATGCGGTGTTCCAGCGCGTGGCCGACGCGCGGCAGGCAGGCGTGATTGCCGCGCTTGTCACCGGCGACCAGGGTGCCATCGACCGCAGCGACTGGGACATTTTCCGCGCCACCGGCGTGGCGCACCTGATGTCGATCTCGGGCCTGCACATCACCATGTTCGCCTGGCTCGCCGCGCACGCGGTAGGGGCCGCGTGGCGGCGCAGCGTGCGGCTCATGCTGCGCTTTCCCGCGCAGCAAGCTGCACTCGTCGGCGGCGTGCTGCTGGCCGGGCTCTATGCGCTTTTCAGCGGCTGGGGCGTGCCCTCGCAGCGCACGGTCTGGATGCTGGCCACCGTGGCGCTGCTGCGGCTCACCGGCCGGCGTTGGCCCTGGCCGCACGTCTGGCTGCTGATCGCGGCGGTCGTGGTGGCTATCGATCCTTGGGCGCTGATGCAGGCGGGCTTCTGGCTCAGTTTCGTCGCGGTCGGCGTCTTGTTCACCACCGGCTTCATGAAGCCTGCCGACGAGAAGACGGGGGCAGCGGCCAGGCTGCTGGCGTTTGCTCGCGAGCAATGGGTGATTACGTTGGCGCTCACCCCGTTGGGCCTGCTGCTCTTTCAGCAGGTGTCGGTGGTCGGCCTGCTGGCCAATGCGGTTGCAATTCCGTGGGTAACGCTCGTGATCACGCCGCTGGCCATGCTGGGTGCCGCGGTGCCGCCTCTATGGGACCTTGCCGCGTGGGCCGTGCAGGCGCTGGCTGTGCTGCTGAAGTGGCTTGCCGCCTTGCCATATGCCACGCTGTCGATGGCTGCTCCCCCAGTGTGGATGGCCGGTTTTGGCGTGGCGGGCGGCGTGCTGCTGGCCATGCGCCTGCCGTGGTCGCTGCGTTTGCTCGGCTTGCCGCTCCTGCTGCCGGTGCTGCTCTGGCAGGCGCCCCGGCCTCCCGCCGGACAGTTCGAGCTGCTTGCGGCGGACATCGGGCAGGGGAACGCGGTTCTCGTGCGCACGGCAACGCACAGCCTGCTGTACGACGCGGGGCCGCGCTACAGCCTGGAGAGCGACGCCGGCCACCGCGTGCTGGTGCCCTTGCTGCGGGCCCTGGGCGAACGGCTGGACATGCTTGTGCTGAGCCACCGCGACAGCGACCACACCGGCGGCGCGGCCGCGGTGCTTGCGATGCAGCCACAGGCCGAAGTCCTGAGTTCGATCGAAGCGACCCATCCGCTGCAGGCTGTCCGGCCGAACAGGCGTTGCGAAGCGGGCCAGCGCTGGACCTGGGACGGGGTGGATTTCGAAATTCTTCATCCCGCGCCGGCCGACTATCTTTCCTTCACCAAGCCCAACGCCATTTCATGCGTGCTGCGCATCGCGAACGGACGGGCCACGGCGCTGCTGGCCGGCGACATCGAACGCCTGCAAGAGGCTGCGCTGGTCGTGCGAACCCTGGAGCTTCGCGCGGACGTGCTGCTCGCGCCGCATCACGGCAGCAAGACCTCGTCGAGCGCGGCACTGCTCGAAGCGGTGCGCCCGCGCATTGCGCTGGTTCAGGCGGGCTACCGCAACCGCTTCGGCCATCCGGCCCGAGAAGTGGTCGAGCGCTATGCCGCCCATGGCGTGCGGCTCGTCGAAAACGTGTCTTGCGGCGCAGCGCTGTGGCGCAGCCAGGCGCCTGAAGAGGTTGGCTGCGAAAGAGAGCGCAACGCCCGTTATTGGCATCACCGCCTGCCCTGA
- a CDS encoding DUF2126 domain-containing protein, protein MSIHAALHHVTHYKYDRLVQLGPQVVRLRPAPHCRSNVISYSLKVEPAEHFVNWMQDPFANYQARLVFPEKTREFKVTVDLVVEMAVYNPFDFFLEPQAENFPFKYTASQAEELAPYLVTEEATPLVSAYLDKIDRKEQRTIDFLVGLNQQVQKDVNYLIRMEPGVQTPEETLTNGSGSCRDSGWLLVQLLRHCGLAARFVSGYLIQLTPDVKALDGPSGTTVDFTDLHAWCEVFLPGAGWVGLDATSGLMAGEGHIPLACTPTPSSAAPIEGGVDESEVEFGHEMKVTRIYESPRVTKPYTEEQWAEVLALGDAVDARLKAGDVRLTMGGEPTYVATSDRDAPEWNTDALGPTKRGYATELVHRLRAEYGQGGFLHFGQGKWYPGEQLPRWALSIFWRADGQTLWHNPELFADERVPTHYTSEDARRFTTVLAHKLGITERYVQPGYEDVYYYLWRERRLPVNVDPFESKLDDELERVRLRRVFTQKLDAVIGYMLPLEPGNADADAPALAGPGWKTGPWFLRDDRLYLIPGDSPMGYRLPLDSQPWASKGDYPYLVERDPTAPRAALPTSADYRARYAVPAGGATGADLGAVPYDFGAPPAVPAALRMQSPGASATTTGDGAKGDAAAETADRSANPATRQPLRGESAHWVTRTALCVEVRDPRRANGPAAEKKGSASGVLYVFMPPLARLEDYLDLVAAVEATAEQLGMRIVMEGYPPPRDPRLKMLAVTPDPGVIEVNIHPAHSWKELVDHTEFLYNAAFETRLSAEKFMTDGRHTGTGGGNHFVMGGATPADSPFLRRPELLASLLLYWHNHPSLSYLFSGMFIGPTSQAPRVDEARNDQVYELEIALKEIARNREIHGQNMPAWLVDRTLRNILIDVSGNTHRSEFCIDKLYSPDSSTGRLGLLELRAFEMPPHARMSIAQQLLIRALVARFWDEPYKAPVTRWGTELHDRFLLPTFVKMDFDDVISEMRQAGFAFDIDWFAPHFEFRFPLVGQVQAMGVELSLRNALEPWHVMGEEGSAGGTVRYVDSSLERIEVRVTGLNESRHVITVNGKVLPLQPTGTVGEFVAGVRYKAWNPPSALHPSIGAHAPLTFDIVDTWMKRSLGGCQYYVAHPGGRNYDTLPVNAYEAESRRMSRFARMGHTPGLMRTPPATIELAGSREFPFTLDLRR, encoded by the coding sequence ATGTCCATTCACGCCGCACTCCACCACGTCACCCACTACAAATACGACCGCCTGGTGCAGTTGGGCCCGCAGGTCGTGCGCTTGCGTCCCGCGCCGCACTGCCGCAGCAACGTCATCTCGTATTCGCTCAAGGTCGAGCCGGCCGAGCACTTCGTCAACTGGATGCAGGACCCGTTCGCCAACTACCAGGCGCGGCTCGTGTTTCCCGAAAAGACGCGCGAGTTCAAGGTCACGGTCGACCTGGTGGTCGAGATGGCGGTCTACAACCCGTTCGACTTCTTCCTCGAGCCGCAGGCCGAGAACTTTCCGTTCAAGTACACCGCCTCGCAGGCCGAAGAACTCGCGCCCTACCTGGTCACCGAAGAAGCCACGCCGCTCGTTTCGGCCTACCTCGACAAGATCGACCGCAAGGAACAGCGCACCATCGACTTCCTGGTCGGCCTCAACCAGCAGGTCCAGAAAGACGTCAACTACCTGATCCGCATGGAGCCCGGCGTGCAGACGCCGGAAGAAACGCTCACCAACGGCAGCGGTTCGTGCCGCGACTCGGGCTGGCTGCTGGTGCAGCTGCTGCGCCATTGCGGCCTGGCGGCGCGTTTCGTCTCGGGCTACCTGATCCAGCTGACCCCCGACGTGAAGGCGCTCGACGGCCCGAGCGGCACCACGGTCGACTTCACCGACCTGCACGCCTGGTGCGAAGTGTTCCTGCCGGGCGCGGGCTGGGTCGGCCTGGACGCCACCTCGGGCCTTATGGCCGGCGAAGGCCACATTCCGCTCGCCTGCACGCCCACGCCCTCGAGCGCAGCGCCCATCGAGGGCGGCGTCGACGAGTCGGAGGTCGAGTTCGGCCACGAGATGAAGGTCACGCGCATCTATGAATCGCCGCGCGTCACCAAGCCCTATACCGAAGAGCAATGGGCCGAAGTGCTCGCGCTCGGCGATGCGGTGGATGCGCGCCTGAAAGCCGGCGACGTGCGGCTCACCATGGGCGGCGAGCCGACCTACGTGGCCACCAGCGACCGCGACGCGCCCGAATGGAACACCGATGCGCTCGGCCCCACGAAGCGCGGCTACGCCACCGAGCTCGTCCACAGGCTGCGCGCCGAATACGGCCAGGGCGGCTTTCTCCACTTCGGCCAGGGCAAGTGGTACCCCGGCGAGCAGTTGCCGCGCTGGGCGCTGTCGATCTTCTGGCGCGCCGACGGCCAGACGCTCTGGCACAACCCCGAGCTCTTTGCCGACGAGCGCGTGCCCACGCACTACACGAGCGAAGACGCACGCCGCTTCACCACCGTGCTGGCGCACAAGCTCGGCATTACCGAGCGCTACGTCCAGCCCGGCTATGAAGACGTCTACTACTACCTGTGGCGCGAACGCAGGTTGCCGGTGAACGTCGACCCGTTCGAATCGAAGCTCGACGACGAGCTCGAGCGCGTTCGCCTGCGCCGCGTGTTCACGCAAAAGCTCGACGCGGTCATCGGCTACATGCTGCCGCTCGAACCGGGCAACGCCGATGCCGATGCGCCCGCACTTGCAGGCCCGGGCTGGAAAACCGGCCCCTGGTTCCTGCGCGACGACCGGCTTTACCTGATTCCGGGCGATTCGCCCATGGGCTACCGGCTGCCGCTCGACTCGCAGCCCTGGGCCAGCAAGGGCGACTACCCTTACCTGGTCGAGCGCGACCCGACCGCACCGCGCGCCGCGTTGCCGACTTCGGCCGACTACCGCGCGCGTTACGCGGTGCCTGCGGGCGGTGCAACGGGCGCCGACCTTGGCGCCGTGCCCTATGACTTCGGTGCCCCGCCCGCGGTGCCCGCCGCCTTGCGCATGCAGTCGCCCGGCGCCAGCGCAACCACGACCGGCGATGGGGCGAAGGGCGATGCGGCGGCCGAAACCGCAGACCGCTCTGCGAATCCGGCCACCCGCCAGCCCTTGCGCGGCGAATCGGCCCACTGGGTCACGCGCACCGCGCTGTGCGTCGAGGTGCGCGATCCGCGCCGCGCCAACGGCCCGGCGGCCGAGAAAAAGGGCAGCGCCTCGGGCGTGCTGTACGTCTTCATGCCGCCGCTGGCGCGCCTGGAAGACTATCTCGACCTGGTCGCGGCCGTCGAAGCCACGGCCGAGCAGCTCGGCATGCGCATCGTGATGGAAGGCTATCCGCCGCCGCGCGATCCGCGCCTGAAAATGCTGGCCGTCACTCCCGACCCGGGCGTGATCGAAGTCAACATCCATCCGGCCCACAGCTGGAAGGAACTGGTCGACCACACCGAGTTTCTCTACAACGCCGCGTTCGAAACCCGCCTGTCGGCCGAAAAATTCATGACCGACGGCCGCCATACGGGCACCGGCGGCGGCAACCACTTTGTGATGGGCGGCGCCACGCCGGCCGACAGCCCCTTCCTGCGGCGCCCCGAGCTGCTGGCCAGCCTGCTGCTCTACTGGCACAACCATCCGTCGCTGAGCTACCTGTTCTCGGGCATGTTCATCGGCCCGACGAGCCAGGCGCCGCGCGTGGACGAAGCGCGCAATGACCAGGTCTACGAGCTCGAAATCGCCCTGAAGGAAATTGCGCGGAACCGCGAGATCCACGGCCAGAACATGCCGGCCTGGCTGGTCGACCGCACGCTGCGCAACATCCTGATCGACGTGTCGGGCAACACGCACAGAAGCGAGTTCTGCATCGACAAGCTCTATTCGCCCGACTCGAGCACCGGCCGTCTCGGCCTGCTCGAACTGCGCGCCTTCGAAATGCCGCCGCATGCGCGCATGAGCATTGCGCAGCAGTTGCTGATCCGCGCCCTGGTGGCGCGCTTCTGGGACGAGCCCTACAAGGCGCCCGTCACGCGCTGGGGCACCGAGCTGCACGACCGCTTCCTGCTGCCGACCTTCGTCAAGATGGATTTCGACGACGTGATCAGCGAAATGCGCCAGGCCGGTTTCGCGTTCGACATCGACTGGTTCGCGCCGCATTTCGAGTTCCGCTTTCCGCTGGTGGGCCAGGTGCAAGCCATGGGCGTGGAGCTTTCGCTGCGCAACGCGCTCGAGCCGTGGCACGTGATGGGCGAAGAGGGCTCGGCCGGCGGCACGGTGCGCTATGTCGATTCGTCGCTCGAACGCATCGAGGTGCGCGTAACGGGCCTGAACGAAAGCCGCCACGTGATCACCGTCAACGGCAAGGTGCTGCCGCTGCAGCCGACCGGCACCGTGGGCGAGTTTGTGGCGGGCGTGCGCTACAAGGCCTGGAACCCGCCTTCGGCGCTGCATCCGAGCATTGGCGCCCACGCGCCGCTCACCTTCGACATCGTCGACACCTGGATGAAGCGCTCACTGGGCGGCTGCCAGTATTACGTGGCCCACCCGGGCGGGCGCAACTACGACACCCTGCCTGTGAACGCCTATGAGGCGGAAAGCCGGCGCATGTCGCGCTTTGCGCGCATGGGCCATACGCCCGGCCTGATGCGCACGCCGCCGGCCACCATCGAGCTCGCGGGCAGCCGCGAATTCCCGTTCACCCTCGATTTGCGGCGGTGA